The following are from one region of the Salmo salar chromosome ssa27, Ssal_v3.1, whole genome shotgun sequence genome:
- the LOC106588212 gene encoding ly-6/neurotoxin-like protein 1, protein MSHPQLFLIFLCGLPLAAPLCCYTCVFPAISPMDCLKFPQECPAGQRCLASTAVGTRGSLRLVLYEKSCAIPSQCDLSGEKHTAGLNFTYHNNCCDTDLCNGAIAHAAPIWRGGALCILPILSLIQG, encoded by the exons ATGTCTCATCCACAACTGTTTCTTATTTTCCTGTGCGGTCTTCCTTTGGCAG CACCTCTGTGTTGTTACACATGTGTGTTTCCTGCCATCTCTCCCATGGACTGCCTCAAGTTCCCTCAGGAGTGTCCTGCTGGACAGCGCTGCCTCGCTAGCACTGCAGTGGGGACGCGAG GCTCCCTGCGTCTGGTCCTGTATGAGAAGAGCTGTGCCATTCCCTCCCAATGTGATCTGTCTGGGGAGAAACATACTGCAGGCCTGAACTTTACCTACCACAACAACTGCTGTGACACTGACCTGTGCAACGGGGCTATTGCCCATGCTGCCCCCATCTGGAGGGGAGGTGCACTGTGCATCCTGcctattctctctctcatacagGGCTGA
- the ddah2 gene encoding N(G),N(G)-dimethylarginine dimethylaminohydrolase 2 isoform X1 yields the protein MASVLPYGCFTHAVVRGIPETFGKVDNEETDKVESGETTTDLAKAQRQFGMLTGALRQKVGLQLIEIPADPELPESWRIEDVAVIQGDTALITRPFKLQRRREAEAVRRVMSELNLTVVEMGAEEGGSAGATLEGSDVLFTGREFFVGISSHTNHRGAEVLADTFRDFTVSTVPVCGGTRLKDICSMGGPDTIIISNSDGAKKTLRMMEQLTDHHYEVLTVPEGAAANCVYVRGPSKVDYLLHPPTEECPDSVPAFQKLTDYTLLPTACSEASKLGGYLSSFCLLINRKPYF from the exons atggCGAGCGTGTTGCCGTACGGCTGCTTCACCCACGCCGTGGTGCGGGGCATCCCAGAGACCTTTGGGAAGGTCGATAATGAGGAAACCGACAAGGTCGAAAGTGGGGAAACCACGACGGACCTGGCCAAGGCACAGCGACAGTTTGGGATGCTGACTGGTGCGCTGAGACAGAAGGTGGGGCTGCAGCTCATCGAGATCCCTGCAGACCCGGAGCTACCAGAGAGCTGGAGGATAGAGGATGTAGCTGTGATACAGGGAGACACGGCACTCATCACCAGGCCTTTCAAACTGCAGAGACGCAGAGAG gcTGAAGCGGTGAGGAGGGTGATGTCGGAGCTGAACCTGACAGTGGTGGAGATGGGGGCAGAGGAGGGGGGCTCCGCAGGGGCCACGCTGGAGGGCAGCGACGTGCTCTTCACCGGCAGGGAGTTCTTTGTGGGCATCTCCTCCCACACCAACCACAGAGGAGCTGAGGTTCTGGCTGACACTTTCAGA GACTTTACTGTGTCCACGGTGCCAGTGTGTGGCGGAACTCGTCTAAAGGACATATGCTCTATGGGTGGTCCTGATACTATCATCATCAGCAACAGTGATGGGGCCAAGAAGACCCTCCGG ATGATGGAGCAGCTGACTGATCACCACTACGAAGTGCTCACGGTCCCGGAGGGCGCAGCAGCTAACTGTGTCTATGTCAGGGGCCCCTCCAAAGTGGACTACCTGCTTCACCCGCCCACTGAGGAGTGTCCTGACAGTGTCCCT GCCTTCCAGAAGCTGACAGATTACACCCTCCTCCCTACAGCATGCAGCGAGGCCTCCAAGCTCGGAGGGTATCTGTCTTCATTCTGCCTACTTATCAATAGGAAGCCATACTTCTGA
- the rps5 gene encoding small ribosomal subunit protein uS7, with protein MTSESWETAPAVAETPEIKLFGKWSTDDVQINDISLQDYIAVKEKYAKYLPHSGGRYAAKRFRKAQCPIVERLTNSMMMHGRNNGKKLMTCRIVKHAFEIIHLLTGENPLQVLVNAIINSGPREDSTRIGRAGTVRRQAVDVSPLRRVNQAIWLLCTGAREAAFRNIKTIAECLADELINAAKGSSNSYAIKKKDELERVAKSNR; from the exons A TGACTTCAGAGTCGTGGGAGACTGCCCCTGCAGTGGCTGAAACGCCAGAAATCAAGCTCTTCGGGAAATGGAGCACAGACGATGTTCAGATCAATGACATCTCCCTGCAG GATTACATTGCTGTGAAGGAGAAGTACGCTAAGTACCTGCCACACTCTGGAGGCCGCTATGCTGCCAAGCGTTTCCGCAAGGCCCAGTGCCCCATTGTGGAGCGTCTCACCAACTCCATGATGATGCACGGCCGCAACAACGGCAAGAAGCTGATGACCTGTCGCATTGTGAAGCACGCCTTCGAGATAATCCACTTGCTGACCGGGGAG AACCCCCTGCAGGTGCTGGTCAATGCCATCATAAACAGCGGACCCCGTGAGGACTCGACCCGTATTGGTCGTGCTGGTACCGTGAGGAGGCAAGCTGTGGACGTGTCCCCTCTGCGCAGAGTCAACCAG GCTATCTGGCTGCTGTGCACTGGTGCAAGAGAAGCTGCTTTCAGGAACATCAAGACTATCGCAGAGTGCCTTGCTGATGAGCTGATCAACGCAGCTAAG GGTTCTTCTAACTCCTACGCCATCAAGAAGAAGGACGAGTTGGAGAGGGTCGCCAAGTCCAACCGTTAA